In Zerene cesonia ecotype Mississippi chromosome 20, Zerene_cesonia_1.1, whole genome shotgun sequence, the genomic stretch ATTCATATTCGGGTCACATTTCGCAAGCATGCGCACTTACTTATCAGAATGTTTACATTCCTAGCTTTGCGTTTAATCGTGGATTCATAATTGCGTagcaatatttcatttgatttcgttcatttataatcaaataaattcttcATGCATACAATATccttcataaatataacagtttACCACTGTCGATTACGTAGTTGGAACCAGTTGCACTTCTTGCCTTATCGCTAGCCACATGTAGGATTAATTTCGCGACCTCCTCTGGATcgacaaatttattaacaaatgtaTTAGACACAGAGTCATGTTCAAACATTTCCATGTCTATGTTTTCTAAGAAATCAGTTTTTAATATGCCCGCTGTAATCGTATTTACCCTGACTCCGTGTGGACTTAATTCCAGCGCAGTCGCTCTCGAAAAGTGGCTCAATGCTGCTTTCGACATGCAGTAAGCATTGTAATCCGTATTTATCACCTTTTCTGCCCCGATGGATGACACAAAGATGATATTTCCTTGACTTTTCATAAGGTAACGAGTCGCAAACGATGTCAAATTGACAGCACCCCGTAGATTCGTATTCATCACTTCGTCATAAGTGTCTAATATACTGCCATCTAGTAATGAACCACTTCGCAATATTGCAGCGTTGTTAACCAATACATCAATTTTGCCGAATTCGGCTATCGTTGTACTAATAATTTCTCTTGTCTCTTCTTCATCAGACACGTCGGCCTTGATTGTGAACGCCGGCCAACCTTCGGCGTCGCATTTCCGcttgacattttttaatttttcctcATTTCTCCCCACCATTACCACAGCTGCCCCTTCTCGAGAAAATTGCAGAGCTGTGGCTGAACCAATACCAGAACTGGCACCAGTCACAATAACGACTTTATTAGTAAAACTCATTTTTGTCGCACCAAATTACAAGCGAGTAGAAACGTCCGCAGAGCACAGCTGTTTCTTTTGTACTGATGACCGCTATGCATTAATCGTTGCGCTTACTAAcaggataaaaattaacaaaatatacagaCGGGTTTTCCGTTTGATACTTACGATATGGAATTCGTcatcgtaaatatttttagaagatATGTGATATTAGagtttaattatagtttttgtatCTGTCCatcgaattattttataggtgtaattgttaatttttgacaataaatatttgtactttGTATGGTATATACAGTTCAACAATTGAGTtgacaatatattatgaacgTTGATGCGGAGAGGGCATTAGTTTcatattatgcaatatttaatttatgtgtgaaataggtaatataaaatttatttgtaggtaAAATAGTTCCTATTGTATTCTATCAAATGCTTATAATATAGGCCATTGACGTATGTCATACGGCAAAggatgtaatttaataataattcttaacaaaaaactaaaccacctacgaattgtcagaactaggcCAATACACACACATGGCAAGCAttagcttttaattaaaaaaaaaattaaaaatcggttcactcagaaaaaaatataaaggttactaacattaaaaataaaataaatgcagtctaattgataacctcctacTGTGGAGACGTCGGacgaaaataacttataattctTATAGTTTCTGAAATTTATccgtaattttataaaaactactgcataacattcaaaaaatagaaatatggcaattatcataataaaattggagaaatgtaattaaagtttcggataattaaaaaaaaaaccgtcaTTATATGCTTACTCTCTCgaatacattttatcaaaatgtgtttatattgcTGAGGAACAGACGGAAAACGTGTCTACTACACATATACTAAATATGATGTACCAGCAAAAAAAATAGACATAAGGAAAACTAACTTAACCTGTAAATGtaatctataaaacaaaaaaattagcataatatttaattttaacacggATTAAACGAATAAAATGATAAGCTGTTCTACCAAATTCCTCACtctcattatttattgatctTCAGAAGGTAACCGTTATCAGCTACATATTCAGAGCCAGTTATGCCCACAGCTTTGTCACTGGCTAGGAACAATATAATGTTTGCAATCTCGATAGGCTGTGACACTCTATTCAACGGCATTTCTCCGGACAAATCTTCAAATGACATGTCCGTCACTCCAGCATTCTCCAAGAGGTCTGTCACGACTGGCCCTGGACTTACTATATTAACTCTTACACCGTGACTCGCCAATTCACGTGCAGTGCATCGAGAAAAGAAATTCAACGCTGCTTTTGACGTATGATATGGTGTATAATTTGGTAAAGCGGGCAATGCTGTGGCGGCTACACtcgaaatgttaataatattacccTTTGTTACTATTAAGTGTGGCGCTGTCAACATTGTAGCGTGAATATAGGCACGGACGTTGACGTTCATTGTATAGTCGTATGCTTCTAATATATTACCTTCTAGAACGGAGGCAAATTTCATAATGGCTGCATTGTTAACGAGCACGTCCAGtcgtttaaatttatctataacaGCGTCTATTACTCCTTTCATTTCATCATCAACTCCTATATCTGCTTTTATGACGAGAGGTTTTGGTCCAACTTTTGCGCATTGTTCACTCACTTTCTTTAGTTTATCTTCCTTTCTTCCAACGATTGCAACGTTAGCCCCTTCTTTAGCGAATTCAATAGCTGTTGTGGCTCCAATACCTGAACTAGCTCCTGTTACTAACACAACTTTATTTTTGAAactcatttttaaatacgaaGTGAGTATAATGTCGAAGGCTGAAACTGATAGATACAGTACCTAAAAGTAAGTTCGTTTATATATCTTGTTTTAATTGCACTTCAGTTGTAATCTactgtaaataattgaaaacatgCAATTAATCAATAGTAGATAGCTAATAAGAGTGTTTCTTTAAGTACCTGCTTGTTACTGATAATAAAACCCGTAATGTTAATTAACATGCTAAAATAACACTTACATGTAACAATTATGATACGGTATTACTAGCTGGTGGTGGTCTACTGTGGTAGTGGTGGTctatagtagtagtagtggtagccgagcacgcttcggcacgaattgggccagttcgcaccggggaagtaccgcacccccacagaagaccggcgtgaaatagtatatTGCTGTGTTGTGTGAGGCGTATGGTCTGCAAacgatcttacgcctctctaaatattcatgggcggtggtagcgcttaccatcaggcgacccaacTCCATAAAAAAACTGGAATAAATATTGAGctcatcaaatataaaaacgcGGTCTCTTCAATTTGAGACTTTaggtaatatgtaaaatttaaattaacaataactaAATTTACTACTATATCAAAAAGagagtatatataaaacacatgaGGTAATTGCAAGGAACGAATAATTAAGAACAGTTGTTATCtcgtgtttggtttcacgcgagtattatacatttagaaattaaaaacttttcaacggattttaaacgcgattttctccccgtgaccacgctcgctgtaaagtgttcgaaacgtcgggttaataatataatgaataaatcgcgtttaaaatccgttgaaaagtttttaatttctagttgTTATCTCATTGCatttaaacacaagaaaacttgaaaatttataagataaataaaatgacagtaacttttgttcatatattatataatgtgtaGTGTTTGTACAATGGTACAAACACAGATTCCAAATATTAGAAAACGTTATCAGCATTTTAGTTTCGCTCCATTATCACAAACGTAATTAGAACCCGTTATACTTTTCGCTTTCTCACTCGCCAGATACATTATAAGTTCAGCTATTTCTTCCGGTTCTGCAACTTTATTGAGCACCGTTAAAGGTATGGCGTCATCCCATGATGCTTTGACTCCAGAGTTTTCCATCATGTCAGTCCTAACAGGGCCTGGGCTAACTGAGTTCACTCGTACACCAGTTGGCGCTAGTTCCAAAGCAGCTGCTCGGGTAAAATGATCGACGCCAGCCTTTGAAATTAGGTACGACAATATACATGGTATCGCTGGTAGAGAAGAGCCACCCGAACTTGATACGTTTACTATATTGCCTCCACTTTTGATCAAGTAAGGTACCGCAAGATGCGTCGCGTATACCTGTGCGCGTAGATTTGTACGCATTATTTCGTCGTAACAGTTCATAAGATTTTCATCTAGAATACTAGCGTATCGACCTATCCCAGCATTGTTCACTAGGACGTCTAGGTTTCCAAACGTATCTATAGTGTCCTTTATCAGACTTCTTACTTCGTTGTCGTTGGATATATCGGCTTTTATCACCAGAGGTTTCGTGGGACATTTTTGTGCAACTTTCTTCAGTTTTTCTTCATTTCTACCAACCATGGCGACTTTAGCACCTTCCTTGGCAAATAGGATTGAAGTAGCGGCACCTATACCAGAACTGGCACCAGTGACAATAACAACTTTGTTAAGGAAACTCATGATTGCAAAGCTATCAACAAAATAGAACTGAATCAAAATGTCATTGCATGTGAGATATCTCGTATTGACGCAACTGTGGCTCCATGCAATTTACAGTTCTTTGTTTCGTAAACATATGGTAAACATAAGTGAATAACTCCTAATTGCATTTCTacaattttgtgaaaaattctGTTGAGAATATTATTACTGGTCCATTGtatcataatcataaataaagtagTATTTGTAATGTTCTGTAGTTTccattaattagtaattagcCTAAGGATCCGTCTAGAAGAAATAtttctcatattatatatacgcgGTGACCAGATAGGGAgaataaagcaaaataaaacgtaCATGTTTGACTtcatctttatataataaacaagtctatgttataaaattcaagctatgataaattgtaacaataattTCTTCA encodes the following:
- the LOC119835264 gene encoding 3-oxoacyl-[acyl-carrier-protein] reductase FabG-like; the protein is MSFTNKVVIVTGASSGIGSATALQFSREGAAVVMVGRNEEKLKNVKRKCDAEGWPAFTIKADVSDEEETREIISTTIAEFGKIDVLVNNAAILRSGSLLDGSILDTYDEVMNTNLRGAVNLTSFATRYLMKSQGNIIFVSSIGAEKVINTDYNAYCMSKAALSHFSRATALELSPHGVRVNTITAGILKTDFLENIDMEMFEHDSVSNTFVNKFVDPEEVAKLILHVASDKARSATGSNYVIDSGKLLYL
- the LOC119834818 gene encoding uncharacterized oxidoreductase MexAM1_META1p0182-like; the encoded protein is MSFKNKVVLVTGASSGIGATTAIEFAKEGANVAIVGRKEDKLKKVSEQCAKVGPKPLVIKADIGVDDEMKGVIDAVIDKFKRLDVLVNNAAIMKFASVLEGNILEAYDYTMNVNVRAYIHATMLTAPHLIVTKGNIINISSVAATALPALPNYTPYHTSKAALNFFSRCTARELASHGVRVNIVSPGPVVTDLLENAGVTDMSFEDLSGEMPLNRVSQPIEIANIILFLASDKAVGITGSEYVADNGYLLKINK
- the LOC119834819 gene encoding 3-oxoacyl-[acyl-carrier-protein] reductase FabG-like, giving the protein MSFLNKVVIVTGASSGIGAATSILFAKEGAKVAMVGRNEEKLKKVAQKCPTKPLVIKADISNDNEVRSLIKDTIDTFGNLDVLVNNAGIGRYASILDENLMNCYDEIMRTNLRAQVYATHLAVPYLIKSGGNIVNVSSSGGSSLPAIPCILSYLISKAGVDHFTRAAALELAPTGVRVNSVSPGPVRTDMMENSGVKASWDDAIPLTVLNKVAEPEEIAELIMYLASEKAKSITGSNYVCDNGAKLKC